The Phosphitispora fastidiosa genome segment ACGATTGACGGAATCTTTCTGGGCCAATTTCTCGGCGTCAAAGCGATTGCAGCTGCATCGGCATTCTTTCCGATCATCCTGTTTTTATTCTCAATCGTTATCGGCCTGAGCAGTGGTGCGACAGTTCTCATCGGT includes the following:
- a CDS encoding MATE family efflux transporter, which encodes QQSIAPRAARPLWRTFLAILLPMMLTNVLQAASGTIDGIFLGQFLGVKAIAAASAFFPIILFLFSIVIGLSSGATVLIG